The Staphylococcus carnosus genome has a segment encoding these proteins:
- the truA gene encoding tRNA pseudouridine(38-40) synthase TruA — MRILVKISYQGSNFLGFQIQQHGRTVQQQFEKILKRMHKRHVRIHPSSRTDRGVHAIEQYFHFDTELNIAPDKWQYAMNSALPDDIYVNEVSIVDDDFHCRYDCVGKRYRYKVYQGKHRDVFMSGLKTFYADSLDLEKMNEAAQQFIGTHDFTGFCSQKTEVESKERTLYQSEIIKTENGFDYIVTGSGFLYNMVRVLVAFLIEVGKGKRQPEEVPILLEAKDRKQVPFTAPAEGLYLEKIYLAPQELINDFGPDIKIHRKKSLEND, encoded by the coding sequence GTGCGGATATTAGTAAAAATTTCATACCAAGGAAGTAATTTTTTAGGATTTCAAATTCAACAGCACGGTAGAACAGTACAACAACAATTTGAGAAAATATTAAAACGCATGCATAAACGTCATGTGCGTATTCATCCATCAAGTCGTACTGACAGAGGTGTGCATGCAATAGAACAATATTTTCACTTTGATACTGAATTAAACATTGCGCCTGATAAGTGGCAGTATGCGATGAATAGCGCTTTACCTGACGACATTTATGTCAACGAGGTATCAATCGTCGATGATGACTTTCATTGTCGCTATGACTGTGTAGGAAAGCGTTACAGATATAAAGTATATCAAGGTAAACATCGTGATGTGTTCATGAGCGGTTTGAAAACCTTTTATGCTGATTCACTCGATTTAGAGAAAATGAATGAAGCAGCCCAACAATTTATAGGAACGCATGATTTCACCGGATTTTGTTCACAAAAAACAGAAGTAGAGAGTAAGGAACGTACTTTATATCAAAGTGAAATAATTAAAACAGAAAATGGGTTTGATTACATTGTGACTGGCTCAGGTTTTCTGTATAATATGGTTCGTGTACTTGTTGCCTTCTTGATTGAAGTAGGCAAAGGTAAACGTCAACCTGAAGAAGTTCCAATTCTTTTGGAAGCTAAAGATCGCAAGCAAGTTCCTTTCACTGCGCCAGCAGAAGGGCTGTATCTAGAAAAAATCTATTTAGCTCCACAAGAATTAATCAATGACTTCGGGCCAGATATTAAAATACATCGTAAAAAATCATTGGAAAATGATTGA
- the rplM gene encoding 50S ribosomal protein L13, translating into MRQTFMANESNIERKWYVIDAAGQTLGRLSSEVASILRGKHKATYTPHVDSGDYVIIINAGQIEMTGKKASDKVYYRHSNYPGGIKSITAGELREKNPERLLEISIKGMLPSSRLGEKQGKKLFVYGGAEHPHAAQQPENYELRG; encoded by the coding sequence ATGCGTCAAACATTTATGGCTAATGAATCAAACATTGAGCGCAAATGGTATGTTATCGATGCAGCAGGCCAAACTTTAGGTCGCTTATCATCAGAAGTAGCATCTATTTTACGCGGAAAACATAAAGCAACTTATACTCCACACGTTGACAGTGGTGACTACGTAATCATCATCAACGCTGGACAAATCGAAATGACAGGTAAAAAAGCTTCAGACAAAGTTTACTACCGTCACTCTAACTACCCAGGTGGAATTAAATCAATCACAGCTGGTGAATTAAGAGAGAAAAACCCAGAACGTTTACTTGAAATTTCAATCAAAGGCATGTTACCAAGCAGCCGTTTAGGTGAAAAACAAGGTAAAAAATTATTTGTATATGGTGGCGCTGAACATCCACACGCTGCACAACAACCAGAAAACTACGAGTTACGTGGTTAA
- the rpsI gene encoding 30S ribosomal protein S9, with translation MAQVEYRGTGRRKNSVARVRLVPGEGNITVNGKDVREYLPFESLILDLNQPFEVTETKGNYDVLVNVHGGGFTGQAQAIRHGIARALLEADPEYRSSLKRAGLLTRDPRMKERKKPGLKKARRSPQFSKR, from the coding sequence TTGGCACAAGTTGAATATAGAGGCACAGGCCGTCGTAAAAACTCAGTAGCACGTGTACGTTTAGTACCAGGCGAAGGTAACATCACTGTAAATGGTAAAGACGTACGTGAATATTTACCATTCGAATCATTAATCTTAGACTTAAACCAACCATTCGAAGTTACAGAAACTAAAGGTAACTACGACGTTTTAGTTAACGTTCACGGTGGCGGTTTCACAGGTCAAGCACAAGCTATCCGTCATGGTATCGCTCGTGCATTATTAGAAGCTGATCCTGAATACAGAAGTTCTTTAAAACGCGCTGGATTACTTACTCGTGACCCACGTATGAAAGAACGTAAAAAACCAGGTCTTAAAAAAGCACGTCGTTCTCCACAATTCTCAAAACGTTAA
- a CDS encoding MarR family transcriptional regulator — translation MNKEEELMYNFRDLFNKIAYLNKFEMEEALKGLTSTEVHCIEAIEENLDPNVRKLAEMLYMTRGAISKLTKRLMKKELIESYRKEDNKKEIYFKLTAAGQKIYHTHEQLHAKFQKRDEKVFEEMDDTQYQLMMDFINQYRNHLDQEINKQNRTVN, via the coding sequence ATGAATAAAGAAGAAGAACTCATGTACAACTTCAGAGATTTATTTAATAAGATTGCTTATTTAAATAAGTTTGAAATGGAAGAAGCACTCAAAGGTTTAACTTCTACTGAAGTGCATTGTATTGAAGCCATTGAAGAAAACCTAGACCCTAATGTCAGAAAGCTAGCTGAAATGCTCTATATGACTAGAGGTGCGATCAGTAAACTTACAAAACGATTGATGAAAAAAGAATTGATTGAAAGTTATAGAAAGGAAGATAATAAAAAAGAAATTTACTTCAAGCTAACTGCTGCAGGTCAAAAAATCTATCATACACATGAACAGTTGCATGCTAAATTCCAAAAGCGTGATGAAAAAGTATTTGAAGAGATGGACGATACACAATATCAATTAATGATGGATTTTATTAATCAATATCGTAATCATCTTGATCAAGAAATAAATAAACAAAATCGTACGGTTAATTAA
- a CDS encoding DHA2 family efflux MFS transporter permease subunit: MLAGAWAIALGAIAPMLDSTMINIAINHLIKDFHSSLNIIQWAITGYMLALAMAVPVSGWLMNRFNSKAVFINATVIFGIISLIIGISTNVYLFIALRLIQGFSAGVITTLMMSLLVKVAGQDKIGRVMAIVSTPMIFGPIFGPVLGGFLTQFLSWRWIFFINIFVVIIAVPLMNKYIPKFTPFNKEKKLDVAGMIMLIVFSGSFMYGINQFSQSSSHMSANIFIVIGIASLILYIFYDKRRHSETILPLSLFKYKSFSLSGRGLLLANAAIMGPMIILPLLFINIYHMNMIQASLALIPQGLGMLVTRPLIGKLIDSKGAEIVSLVSILISIISTIPFIFITGHTSIWWLYLMLFIRGCSVGGIMLGFTSSAYIGLEDKDLPPAGVAINMIENLGSSFGTAMIATIAAFFMTSKVPSMAQELSGYQGGFALSAVLLFFLLIPSLKLKSHSQITNMS, translated from the coding sequence ATTCTAGCAGGTGCCTGGGCGATTGCATTAGGTGCAATTGCACCAATGCTGGATTCTACGATGATTAATATCGCAATTAATCACTTAATCAAAGATTTTCATTCATCCCTTAATATCATTCAATGGGCCATTACAGGTTATATGCTGGCACTGGCAATGGCTGTTCCGGTCTCTGGATGGTTGATGAATCGATTTAATAGTAAAGCAGTTTTTATCAATGCTACTGTAATTTTTGGGATTATTTCATTAATTATCGGCATAAGCACTAATGTATATCTATTTATCGCTTTACGATTAATTCAAGGGTTTAGTGCTGGCGTTATAACGACATTAATGATGTCACTTTTAGTAAAAGTAGCAGGACAAGATAAAATAGGTCGGGTTATGGCAATTGTGAGTACACCTATGATATTCGGTCCGATATTCGGCCCAGTGCTTGGTGGTTTTCTAACACAGTTTTTATCTTGGCGCTGGATATTTTTTATCAATATCTTTGTAGTAATCATAGCAGTTCCATTAATGAATAAATATATTCCGAAATTTACACCATTTAACAAAGAGAAGAAATTAGATGTAGCTGGGATGATTATGTTGATTGTATTTTCTGGTTCATTTATGTATGGCATTAATCAGTTTAGTCAAAGCAGCAGTCATATGTCGGCTAATATTTTCATTGTTATAGGTATTGCAAGTTTAATCTTATACATTTTCTATGATAAAAGAAGACATAGCGAAACGATTCTGCCATTGTCGCTATTTAAATATAAGTCTTTCTCGCTCTCAGGAAGAGGACTACTGTTAGCTAATGCTGCGATTATGGGGCCGATGATTATCTTACCGCTATTGTTTATCAATATTTATCACATGAATATGATTCAAGCTTCTTTAGCGCTCATTCCTCAAGGTTTAGGAATGTTAGTGACAAGACCTTTGATTGGTAAATTAATCGATAGTAAGGGGGCAGAAATTGTAAGTCTTGTTTCAATTCTAATTTCTATAATCAGTACGATTCCTTTTATTTTTATTACGGGTCATACAAGTATATGGTGGTTATACCTCATGCTCTTTATTCGAGGTTGCAGCGTGGGTGGTATAATGCTCGGCTTTACAAGTTCAGCTTATATTGGCTTGGAAGATAAAGACTTACCGCCTGCAGGTGTAGCTATTAATATGATAGAAAATTTAGGCTCAAGTTTTGGAACAGCAATGATTGCGACGATAGCAGCTTTCTTTATGACTTCTAAAGTACCTTCTATGGCTCAAGAATTAAGCGGTTATCAAGGAGGGTTCGCATTATCAGCAGTTTTATTATTCTTCTTGTTAATACCATCTTTAAAACTAAAAAGCCATTCACAAATAACTAATATGTCATAA
- a CDS encoding cysteine hydrolase family protein translates to MTKQALIIIDIQNDYFKGGNMELFKPEATLENVLQLEQRFKKDNQPILYIQHINEDSNAGFFIEGTEGVELRKELNPSEKDDIIVKHYPNSFLDTNLQSKLKELDAEQLVICGMMTHMCIDSTTRAAAELGYQPILIEDATATRSLEYSENKVNAEQVQTSFIAALQAFAQVESTNTFLK, encoded by the coding sequence ATGACAAAACAAGCATTAATTATTATTGATATTCAAAACGATTATTTCAAAGGCGGCAATATGGAATTATTTAAACCGGAAGCTACTTTAGAGAATGTTTTACAATTAGAACAACGTTTCAAAAAAGATAATCAACCGATTTTATATATACAACATATTAATGAAGATTCTAATGCCGGATTCTTTATCGAAGGTACTGAAGGTGTTGAATTAAGAAAAGAATTAAACCCATCTGAAAAAGACGACATTATTGTAAAACATTACCCAAACAGCTTTTTAGATACTAACTTACAAAGCAAACTTAAAGAATTAGATGCAGAACAACTTGTGATTTGTGGAATGATGACACATATGTGTATAGATTCAACTACAAGAGCAGCGGCAGAATTAGGTTATCAACCTATTTTAATTGAAGATGCAACAGCTACAAGATCTCTTGAATACAGTGAAAATAAAGTTAATGCTGAGCAAGTACAAACTAGTTTTATTGCTGCATTGCAAGCTTTTGCACAAGTTGAATCAACAAATACTTTCTTAAAATAA
- a CDS encoding histidine phosphatase family protein, translated as MKIYFVRHSLRDNSVKEDVIAPLTEEGHQKAELLIEFFRDKKIEMIFASPYKRVIETVSPIAENLKLPIKQIDGLRERKIGYWVEDFYDYAQQQWHDFDFKLENGESLNEVQNRIVQTYQSIIKNSDYETLLIGGHGTAMSLLFNDLTKGKFNYNDFLQMKMPSIYMWDTETEQLTHIQ; from the coding sequence ATGAAAATTTATTTTGTTAGGCATTCTTTAAGAGATAACAGTGTTAAAGAAGATGTCATTGCGCCTTTAACTGAAGAAGGTCATCAAAAAGCTGAGTTACTCATTGAATTCTTTAGGGATAAGAAAATAGAAATGATATTTGCTAGTCCGTATAAGAGGGTTATAGAAACAGTTAGTCCCATTGCTGAAAATTTAAAATTACCTATCAAACAAATTGATGGTTTACGTGAAAGAAAGATAGGTTATTGGGTGGAAGATTTTTACGATTATGCACAACAACAATGGCATGATTTCGATTTTAAATTGGAAAATGGAGAATCTTTAAATGAAGTACAAAATCGAATTGTACAGACATACCAATCCATTATTAAAAACAGTGATTATGAAACTCTCTTAATTGGCGGGCATGGCACAGCTATGTCATTATTATTTAACGATTTGACTAAAGGAAAGTTTAATTATAATGATTTTCTTCAAATGAAAATGCCGTCTATATATATGTGGGATACTGAGACTGAACAACTTACTCATATCCAATAG
- a CDS encoding PAS domain-containing protein has translation MFNIGSISNEIKEETKGLIDQNNHQEDIQDSLKQFTHNVSSEEILEALRQLYYIEKFASIDDIGNFIIILNKTTEKQLTKVTITDDVTHPINIFTKEIEYLESLVADIGQLLKEVEMENTDAIKSLKDRVATLSGLVAHFNRKEKILFPVLERRGIYILPRKMWADDDIIRNYLKRLQKRIEKIGEIEWRHVETAFIEFEAVFIEMLKQERLLLVPLMQEQISPVEWAQIAVESSAFDYAIEVPEIWHDPEIEPQTIEADLDAKKGTKNLRFGGGYLTTKEANLILDNLPVEITFVDKNGVFKYFNDLVESSEMMFIRTPISIGRNVANCHPPKSLSKVMAIIRDLKTKQRESESMWFKKDGKFIYVTYKALFDEDDEYVGILEYVQDIQPFFDLPQRMKRNAEK, from the coding sequence ATGTTTAATATAGGTTCGATTTCAAATGAAATTAAAGAAGAGACAAAAGGTTTAATTGATCAAAATAATCATCAAGAAGATATTCAAGATAGTTTAAAACAATTTACGCATAATGTTTCGAGCGAGGAAATATTAGAGGCTTTACGCCAATTATATTATATTGAAAAATTTGCATCGATTGATGACATAGGAAACTTTATTATTATCCTTAATAAAACTACAGAAAAACAATTGACTAAGGTCACAATTACTGATGATGTCACACATCCTATTAATATTTTTACAAAAGAGATTGAATATCTAGAGTCCTTAGTTGCTGATATAGGACAATTATTAAAAGAAGTAGAGATGGAAAATACAGATGCGATTAAATCGTTGAAGGATAGGGTCGCAACATTAAGTGGTTTGGTTGCACATTTTAATCGTAAGGAAAAGATTTTATTTCCAGTGTTAGAACGTAGAGGTATTTATATTCTTCCGCGAAAGATGTGGGCAGATGACGATATTATTCGCAATTATTTGAAACGACTGCAAAAACGTATTGAGAAAATTGGAGAAATAGAGTGGCGACATGTAGAAACAGCTTTTATAGAGTTTGAAGCGGTTTTTATTGAAATGTTGAAGCAAGAGCGTCTGTTGTTAGTGCCATTAATGCAAGAACAAATCAGCCCAGTAGAATGGGCACAAATCGCAGTTGAAAGTAGTGCATTCGATTATGCAATTGAAGTGCCAGAGATATGGCATGATCCGGAAATTGAACCGCAAACCATCGAAGCAGACTTAGATGCTAAAAAAGGTACTAAAAACTTAAGATTCGGTGGAGGATATCTAACAACCAAAGAAGCAAATTTGATATTAGATAATTTACCTGTTGAAATCACATTTGTTGATAAAAATGGCGTATTCAAATACTTTAATGATTTAGTCGAATCATCTGAAATGATGTTTATTCGTACGCCTATTTCAATAGGGCGTAATGTTGCAAATTGCCATCCGCCAAAAAGTTTAAGTAAAGTAATGGCAATCATCAGAGACTTAAAAACGAAACAACGCGAGTCAGAATCAATGTGGTTTAAAAAAGATGGTAAGTTCATTTATGTGACCTATAAAGCATTGTTTGATGAAGATGATGAATACGTAGGTATTTTAGAATATGTACAAGATATCCAACCGTTCTTTGATTTACCGCAAAGAATGAAGCGAAATGCAGAAAAATAA